ATGATCATTGTTGAATAGTCACCTTAATTGTAGTTACTCCTAACCCACCCAAATTACAATCTTTGGGGCTTGTCTAAATTGCAATCTTAATGGAGGAGGTGATGGTGACACATAGACGAGTGATATGACCAAAATAGAGTATATAAATGGAATGTAACCCCCCCTTACAAGTCATATTTATAGGATTAAGTTAATCTTGAAGCCACATTCTAATATGTTATACGAGTCTATTGTTTTAGTGAGTTTAAATCTAAACTCACATTTTAATAATCATAAGCATCCTATCACTTGTCAAATTTGAATTGCATAAGGAGTTTAGGAGTGGCTTTTGAATATGAACTTACTCTTTAGTGGTCCAAATGCAGagaatttttttgttactattattaatatttcttcCAAGAAGAAATTGACATCAGTACAACTTATGTTTTTATTTGAGGTTTTCTTACCATTTGAATTTTcggtatattttaaaatttaggttCTCATAAATCTCATTTGGGTTTGATATTTgcctttttctttcaattactATCATGAAACGTTTGTAATGTAGATTTGAACATGCTTACATTTTCCTCCTTTTGTCCCATGGTTATCTTTTTATGCAGGTTGACAAAGCACATAATGCAGATCTTCATTGTGTTGATTGGAGTCCTCATGACTCAAATTTTATACTAACTGGGTATCCCCTTACACCATTTGAATTAATGTGAATTAAGTTCTGATTTTTCTTGCTGATAAAGAAAAGTActgatttttctttatttgaagcAGCCTTTTTAAGTTCTTCATGCTTATAGATTTAACTTAAAGGTTAAAATTTAGGTGCTTTTCTTGCTGATAAAGAAAAGTActgatttttctttatttgaatcCTTGTTCTGAGTTTTGTTTCTTTGGATTCAGTTCTGCGGATAATACAGTCCACATGTTTGATCGTCGAAAGCTTAAAAGTAGTGGAGTTGGATCGCctgtttataaatttaaaggtCATGATGCAGCAGTCCTCTGTGTACAGGTAGCTGGAGATTCCACCttgtataatttaattgaaGTTCTAATTTGCAAGTCAGTTATGGACATTTTAATCTTGTGCTTGTTAACCTACATTTTTCTTCTGTTTCAGTGGAGTCCTGACAAGTCATCTGTATTTGGTAGTGCTGCTGAAGatggtattttaaatatctgGGACTATGAAAAGGTTTAAACTCAATTTAAAGTCAGACCTTTTTGTATCATGCCTCCCTTTTTTATGAAATGTGAATTGTATATACAATACTAATCAATATGGATCTTATggacttcaaaaaaaattttgagTGCCAGAGCTACTGAAAAACCTGAATTCAGAAaccttattgttattttttatcaatgaatTGTTTGAGTCCTTCCAGGAAATAGAAGAGATCCAAAGGCTGCTTGTCAATAATATTCGAAAGAATCTTTCTTGCctatctattttttattgtacAGCAGGGCTGGTCCTACAatcatgaaaatttattttctaaattatgaGGATGAGATTTGATTGGCTAGCTTATAGCCATTTTATCGCCAATtgtaattgtttgatttatctCATTGATGTcagatttttttcttatattgcatgattgtttttgttacttttaGGTTGGTAAAACAACTGATTCTGCTGGTTCAAAATCACCAAATACCCCCTCTGGTTTATTCTTTCGACATGCTGGGCATAGGTATGATATGAAGTGGTTGCGTGCATTCATTTCTTGTAATTTGCTGTGATGTAATATATAACTGGTTATGGAGTAAATACCCGTACCCTTATCACGTACCAACCTGCACACCAATGACGGATTTTATCAAGAATAGTGTTTAATACGGCGTGTTTGTGCATTCAGGGACAAGGTTGTTGACTTCCACTGGAGTGCATGTGATCCGTGGACAATTGTTAGTGTCTCTGATGATTGTGAAAGTAGTGGTGGCGGTGGCACCTTACAGGTAAACACTAGTTTATTTTATCCTTAGGTTAAAATGATTTCTCGTCATCACAGACTGGAACAATAAACCTTATTATACTCctttgttttacttttataaagtAACGAGTTTCTGACTGTTATGAATTTCTTGGTTTTGTTATTATGTGAAAAAGTTGTAAAATGCCGGAGATATGAAAGTATTTTCTGATATTATGTGAAATGTTTTGATCATTCTATTGTCTTTTTGCTAACATTTTATGATACAGATATGGCGGATGATGGATCTCATATATCGACCAGAGGAGGAGGTGCTCACTGAGCTGGATAAGTTCAGATCTCATATTTTTGGATGTAACTCGTGACATTTCGTAAAACACGATCTGCATCTTTTGCTTGGAATAGAAAGTATATGATTGAGAATGAAATTTAGTTTCAGTTCCTGCATTTCATGTTCTTGAATCAAAATTGGTCTTTTAGTTCAGTAATTAGTATTTGGTCTTTAATATTAACTACTAACTTTtgtatgaatttttaaaataaattatagttttgatTGAAGAAACTTATCTGATATAATTTGAATGCCCGTTGCAATAAATTTCAGGTAGACTTTTATGTTTAGTTACACGTGGAAGCAGGCAATTGCGTCTTGCACCACATCACTTTGAACCTGCACACCCTTAGTTTTTggaattccaattttacccttggAAGCTTAACTGAAACTGGTCTCCTTCTTGGACAAACAGTGGTTGTGATAGTTACTGGGGTATGGAATATGTTCTTCTTTGAGCATAGTTGGAAAGTAAAATGTCGAAGCTGAGGTGCAAATTGCATTTTCGAAAGAGTAATGTAACACTCCAGAAGAACATTTCAAAAGTAGTTGAGTAGAGTTTTGGAATGGAAATTCCACATCATATCGGGAAAAGTAATTCTGTAATAGTTATGTTGAATTTGTGTCTAGGAAAATTGGTCTCGTAATAGGGGTGGTGGGTTTCTGAAAGTGTTTTAGGATTGCTTTTTCCACATTTATACTTATTCTGGATTTCTCATTCCAGTTAAGTTTCGAATTACTATTTCCCGAAAGCAAAAAAGATTTCTTACCTAGTCGTCATGAATACAATCTCTACCGCAAACCCTTCTTTCTGGTGCTTCATATGTGTCAGAATGATCTCAAACAAGGCAACAAACAAGCCACCACCAACATAAgatgaaagataaaaaattagggttaaatTTCAAAATCCATGAAGTTATTTGTCATTTCAAGCATTTCAGGTGTGGGAAGCAATTGTCGGGGAAGCAAGTTGAACTTGACCCTCTTTAAATGTGTTGTTTCctggacttttttttttcttcctgcaccccataaAACTTATAAACCTCAAATTATCCCTCactaaaatcataataaaaaaataaaaattatttctgGTGTAGCTCACTAATATCAAATTATCCCTCACTCAAATTATAcatgcatttaaaaatatactttccCGAATCTTGTagcttcataattttttaatccgTGTTTTATATTCCGGAAGCCATTTATAGTGGAGGCTCTCCTCATACGTTAGCTGCCTCCATCACTCACTCAATGTTTGAGGTggattttattaaaaaggaaTGGAAAAAACAGAATTTATTTAGGTTGGAAGAGTGGAGATGGGGTGCAGATGAAAATGAGGATGCAGAGTTTATTGAGGGTGGAAGAGTGGAGATGAAGGTGTGAACATAAAAGAGGTGcagagattttcttttttattcttttattataattttaatgaggGTAATTTAGAGTTTATGGATATTACAGGGTGGAGGAAGATGTTGGAAGAAACAGCCTAGCATTtgataaatgtattattttggtttgtgtAGTTTAGCTCTAAAAAATGTTTAGTAGCTgggttttaaagttttataattaaaaacaaattgagttagaaaatatataaactcaACACATACTTATAtatgcaaaattttataatttttgatgTTTCATCCCTATTGATAAAAATCgaccaattatatatattttttaaaatttattaaaatgtgaagtatttgactatttttattattgttcaaTGCGTGCTATTATAAGTAATGTCTAAAATAAGcattacttaattatatatttgtaattatttaattttcttaaaatctaacataattaagatgataaataattataaattttgtaatttaatggtTAGATAGTTAACACATACAGtctatatacattttttttggaTAGTCTGAATATTTTGTAGTGTAATTTGATCCTTTCAGAAATCAATCTGAGTTTATAAGACATATTATTATAGTTACACCCTTAGATAAAAGTTATATTCCATATAAAATCATCCACTGTGTTCAGTAATTAGTATAACTTATGGAGTATGTATTTTGTtccttttataaatcaattcaCCAGTTCATGAGATAAATGTTATAgttacaaaaagaagaaaatggatTTTTGCTCAAGTTAAACAGAAACCAATTGCAGAAACTACAGTTTGTAAATTGGTATGATTGATCACTTTGTTATGCACAAAAATCATGTCCCATCTTATATGCCTcattaatttcaatataaatgGTTTCCATTCATAAATTCCTAAAACAAACTCAAAGTTGTATCATCTATATTCCATTAACAACCAAAAATGCCACAGGTAAATAACCAAAAAGAACATTCCTGTGACAGTACACTACTACAGGTATTGGATATACATACTAACTAACTCAGTAGATTACAGTTAGccaaactaaatatttatcagCTTGAGCATAATCTTGATTTCCCATTTTTTTGCCTGCGCAAACCAAGAAAAGTGGTAATTGGTGACTTGAAGCCAAACCTTCCAAGAAAAAATGCAAGGGagaaagagcaaaatgaaactAACCAATACGAATCTTTCTTCTCCCGTGCTAATAATTCTTCAAAAGAAATGTCAGCAAAATCATCATCTCTGTTCTCTCCCAGTCCAGTTGCCTTTTCCTTTTCCATGCAAGCTCCAAGTTCAAGCATCTTCATAAAAAGGTTTAAACAGTAAGAAACATATCATACATGAAGTTTTTCATGAACTGATGAAAAGCAAGCTAGAAGAAATCCAACATCCGTTTGAACAAGAAGTGTTTCACAGTGTAACTCCAGAAATTGTTgcaataaatacaaagagaagATGTTCATCAATACTCGTATAAAGGcctcaaataaataaaaaaccttTTGGTATGCTGGTGAGAGTTTAAGCTGTTGTTGAAGTGAGTTATAAACAAATGCATCCTCTTCTAAACGTTTTTGCTCTAATTCCAGCTTGTATATCTGAAATAGAATTAGATGGTCAAATGTGTCTGCAAGTTTAGCTTGATGACATAAAAGTTTCCTTAACAACATACTATAATCTAACCAACCTGTTGATGAAGGCGATCAAAAGAAGATCTATCTGCCTTACATAGTAAAGCCTTCGTTATTACAAATTTACGTTGAATTACATCAGCTCTGTTGAAAAAGGAGAATGTGAAAGAATCAGAACAATACAGCATACAAAATTTTGGTGTTAGACCCAGAATAAGGAAATAGTGAAAAGAAACTAAAAccttttatttctaattttaaacaaGCAAAACATGGAAAAAGATCTTCCCTCCGGGGGGTTTTACCCTCTCACAGTTGAGCACTTTCTCTATTCCTAAATGCTAAAAATGCAGAATGACCCCTCTTCCTACATGAATCTAATCCCTTTCAGTCAACTAAGTCCTAGCTAATTCCTTCCGCTGAAATctccaaaacaaataaaaaggtcACAAATGTCATGCTAGCATATTTTTAACACAGAAAGTTCCAGTGCCAAATAAGTTTCCATAAGTACACTTGCATGTGCAGGGGAAGAGgggaacaaaaaacaaaagaaaacataaagtgctctataataaattttgacatactTGTGCTGTAGTTCATTTCTAGCATCAACCAGACTGTTAGCAAAATGTACAACCTGCATTACATAGGATAAGAATTAAAGTTTTAAGGTGTtaacataacaaaaaatttgacaCTTGTATCTTTGAATGAGAATGGCAATGAACAATAACAGGTTGAAGTGCGTAAGCAtcatagaaaagaaaagaccatTCATGATCCTTAAAACAAAAGCAACAACCTCTTAATGTGAAACACAAAATGGAAATTACCAAAGAAAGTGCACTTTGCTGTCAACATAGGAGTTAAGCCTTAAGAATTTCACATCCACAAAATCGTTTGGCTAAGTCATGTTGTAGAGATAGAcagtattattatcattatcattatatcATACATGTACATTGAATGGATGTTATTTATTCAATTGCACTACGTTTATAGTAAGCTTCTTTCTAAACAAATTTCTATATATTTCCAAAAACAGCTCATCCAAAACCACCCAGATATGTTCAAAGGTGAGAGTATATATATTCTCGAATTACATTAACTAGTTCTAttcaaattatttcaaaactaCCAAGATATTAATTGCATGATTTCATCAATCTATAGAAATTACCCCCCTCAGTAACACATAAATTCCACTCCCAGATGTAAAATGCAAACCCTCATTTCCATTTTTTATAGACTACAAGACATTATGCAGTTCAGGAGGAAgaagtaaacaaaattaacaatcTCAGACATAAACAAAAAACACTAAGCTGGTGGTTAAGGTTACCAGCGACCCTTCTTCCcctttatttaaaaacaacagATTTCTATCAATTAAAGAAAATGTACGAAATTAAGACACAAAATGAACTAAACAAAAAACGTATAAGAActaaacataaaatgaaaatttaagacAGAAAAACCTGCGGCAGTGTCAGTTTCTTCAAGTGGTTGCATTTGACGAGTTCATCGTACTGCTGTTTGATCTTTCTCTGCATAAAGCTGCTGGAAGACGTGAACGGGTAGTAGGACGCGGATTCAAGTCGGAGCCCCGAGTCCGAATTCGAATCGGGATTCTCTTCAACTTGGGTTTGGCAATCGGTTCTCTTCTTCTTAggcttcctcttcttcttcttgggGGCATGTTGGGGTGGCAACAAGGTTGGAACTTGCGCAGTGTGGTGTTGCTTTTTGGAGAAACGtttgaagagagagaaagatagaaagagaaaggaagagAGGGATgcgaagaagaggaagaaaagaatAGGATCGTGCATTTGTATTTGTGGGTGGCACTCAACAGAGAATGAGAATGGAGAATACGAATACGAAGGTGGAGGCTCCATGAAaatgcagagagagagagagaagagtgaGAAAACAAAGTGAATGAAAAAAGAGATAATATTCTGTTTCCTCTGTTTCTGGCTATTTCAATCTTCTCTTTACTCTTCCCTCTTCCTTTTTTGTGAAATTCCATTTTATACTttgtttaacatattttaattcagttacatttaaataaatgacaTCATGTTATTTGAGTTCAATAGATCTACTTTGCACTAATAAATATATAGTGAAAATTGTAAGTGATTATTATGcatagaaaattagaaaaagaaaaaaaaatcagaaaactGTCTGCTGAATGGCAAGAAATTATGTTgtgtttataataaataaaatcaaatttagataaaattataatatatttttgaagacTTTACTTGCATAATTGCCTGATAAAGCACTCATGCAGTGAAGTCCTTTTAAGTAGAAAAGTACATAAAAAAACTGATATTATAAAGCATTGCTATTAATAtaatggatgaaaaaaaaaacgaaggTTGAAACTTCTTATTAAGAAAAGGACACAGttcacaaatattataaatataattgtccTGAAGTTAGGTATAGAAGAATATTAGAATGTTAATTTTGAGTTTCCAGATTTTGTTTGTGACGCAGGTGGCAACTTAAGATTGGAAACAAGACACAGCATCTTGACTGGTAAATATTTAAGGTAATAAGATGTTGAATATAATcatttattactaatttaatttcttatttaataatACTTAGTCAACAATTATGCATATTAAGTCAGTTATCATAATTATCTTCTCCTCTCATTCAGTGATTGTAAGTGTTACCAAGTACTACTATAAAAGCACGTAAATCAATTCATGATAGAATATTCTAATCTAATTTGAAACtttgaattcaaaatttaaatgtataatcatgttatagtttaaaaacttaattttgttaattaaaaaaaaaaaactttagttGATTTGAATTCGAATAACATGGTccccaaagaaaaaaaaatccgtGTTCCGTGCGTGCATTTGTAATAGAACAGAATCATTCAATAGAAAGCAACAATATTCCAAACTTCTCCTTTGACACTTTGCattctctttaaaaatattatcttatcttCCACTCCATAAATTAGAGATAACacactaaatatttaataataaggTGAGATAGCATGGATGtgattaatttataagataCATTCAATTGACAATATGTAGTGTATTGATAGCAGTTGAAGATTTTGGGTGACAAAATGGACTAGCCCGTGAGCCCATATTAAAAAGAATGGGTTAGATTGAAGATTTTAACCTGTCTACTCGTTTTGTCCGTCTCGTCCAGTATATCAACTTGACAGATCAAAGTACGAATCAGTCCATCCTGACCCGTTGgcccattttaaaaaaataaaattaaaaaaattaatttttatattatatattttaaatatgtatatataatactattatatatttaatttatagatattaatgatttaaattataatactattatatatttacatattaaaaaaatataataaaaaaaattaatatttttaattatttttattttatttttttaaaacggacCAACGAATCAAGACGGACTGGCCGTACTTTGATTCGTCAAGTTGACGGACTGGACATGACCAAAACAGATTGACGGGTTAAAATCTATAACCCAACCCGTTTCTTTTAACACAGGTGACGGGCTGAGCCCAATGCCTGTCAGGCCCAACCCGTTTTGTCACCCCTACATGGTATGCATGATTTCCCTTGGTAGAATGAATATGGTCATATGAAGCTCAAAACAAGTATAAGGTAGAAACCAAAAGCCACAAAAGACAAGTAATAAGGAAATCAAAATAACTGAATTTGATGTGTTTAGAAAGTTTCTtacagaaaaaaagaaactaaatgGATGCAGATTACAGTGGACAAATAATATTACAGGAAGCAAGAGGCTTCCACACTAAAAGTCTAAAACACTAGCACATGGACTCAATCAGTTTCGTGTCATCGTGTGCAGAGAAAATCTTTCACCTTTCACCTCTGTATAACATACAAGTATATATACACATGTCCATAATCATCTCAGAAATCTTTGCAGGCTTTCAACCACACGGTGTGTTGTGTTTTCTGCAACTTCACCTTGGTAAAGCCAAATTAATAATGCTTGTGGTGATCACAATTCAGAAGTGTAGACTTTGGTTGACCCAAAAGACTTGTATAGAATAGTGGAGAAAAAATCAATCTGAAGAGTTTAATCTTGATCCTTTTATATCCGAGGTTAAAAATTATCAGGAACAAATAGCTTCCACTGAGAGTTTCTTCATGACATTTGGACAAGGATCTCCTCCAAAATTTTCAGGTGACACCGTTACTGTGCACCAGTTTTGTCCAACACAATTCTGCAACAACAAAGTTATCCTTTAAATGAACCAACCATGTAACAATAACACCATGATCATatcataaatcaattatttgacTAGCAGCAAAAAACTCAGAACGAAAATGTTAAGAAATagattttaagcctaactcagtATAAGGTTAAGATGTGGGGTTTCCAACAGAAAGCATTCCAAAAGAGAGAAAGCAGAAGGCAATACCCTTTCAAATGCATCATAAGACTTGTGAGCATGGCAACTTCCTTCATGGAAGTTTCCACAAGAACCCAGTGGAGTACCAAAACTGGCAAATTTGATGGATGAGATTTTCTGTCCAGGACTACATGATAAATGAACTTTTGGTCTCACTGGTGGTTTTCCAGCAACTTGCATCTGATAGCTTATAAGGTTAGGCTGCCACTCATAAATATCAGCACACACACTATCTATATCCCTTCTAACCAAAAAGATTCCATTGGGATCTCCACCAAGCTCTTCAAACACAACCAATAAATTTCCTGTAGGTTTTAGCCATGACTGAGGAACATGATACCTGAAATTAACCACCAGTGATTGGTTTATCATCAGCATTACACAGAACTTGAGAGCATGTTATATATTTCTCACTTACCATCTTTGAGAGGCCTCGCCACAGTTGCTTCTGCATTTATTCTCATTATAAGTTCCAGCATAGTCACAATAATCACAGGTACCAGAAGCTTTATAAGCAGGCCAGTAGCGACCAAGATTCTGTCCATTTAACCACACTTGACCTTTTCCCATGCTGTCCATGTCTAAAGCCAACGGTGCAGTCCCAGCTGGTGCATCGAAACTTGTCtgtaacaatattaaaaaagattGTTCCTTTAGGAGAAAACAAGTATAGAGACGATAGAGACTAATTGATTTGATATACTCTAAAATATTCTTATAGAGTCATGGATATGGTAATAGTGTAATGAGATATTTTCAAGATACTCTAACAAGTGAAAGTGCAGCCCAAATGTTGCAGATGTCTTGTGATATATTACTCACTTTGTACCAAGTCAAAGGCTGTCTGCTAGAAAATAAAGATTCCTCGATCCACTCCACTGAGGAACTTCCACTAAGAGAGTGGAGACTCAAGGTTTCACCTTTAAGACCAACCTAAACAAAATACACAGTTAGATCAGCTTCAAGCAAAATCAAGAGTAAGCGTGGTGACAGTTTGAGAAAGAACCTTGTAAGACCATTTCTGCCAAGACAAGTCCCTTCTCCCTTCGTTGAGACCACTTAATGATATTGGTCCAAGAACACCAGCATTCCATGTTTCAAAATGAGGTCCAACATTCTGCATGTTAAATATAGTCATGATCATACTCCACATTTGATGATACTGAAAAAATCAGCTTAGTGTGGCGTGCAAGGGTGCATCTACAATATCTattgtgtgtgcgtgtgtgtgtgtgagagagagagagagagagcgcgAACCGGGAGTCCAACTGCAACACTCAGAAGAGAGATCTTGTTAACACCAGCTCTTAGCTTCACTCCTTGACTAAATGTTAGTTTAGGGAATTCTAAGCTTCCATATGAAGTTCCTGATCAAAAGGATAATAGGCTCAATTAGAAAGCTACTGAACAACTATTAACTTACAATGTAAAATGGTGAAATTAAACTATTCTGAAAAAGAAAGGTTCAAAGACAACTAGATATATGCTGCTTCATTCCAAGCACAGGGTAAATTACTCAACGAAACCTTGATTCCAACATTGTTTCCATGCAATGTTCTAATTTATTGAACCCTCAAAAGCATACAGTAACTATTTTTAAAGAGTTGCTACTTCTTCCTCTTGGAAGATACTTAGAAAAGATAAGGCAGATAGCTGAAACAATTCTTGTTGATGTGAATTAAGTAATGCTGAAATTTTTAGGCCATCACATTATGCTCCTCACCTGATAGTTGACCATTTATAAAAACATGCAGAGCATGCCCAGCAGAAAACACAGTAAGAATAGGATCCTTTCCGTTTGTCAGAAACCCTTCTCTGGAATCAAGCACAACACTAGAAAAACAGAAGCAAGGCAAGAATAAGATGTGggaaaaacaaaatagataatAAGATTTATCAATTGTGTTCTAACCaacgatttaaaaaaaaattgaagcagAGTGCAGACTTGTATCACTCACTCTGTAGAGTACCACAAGTAGTCAGATAAATCTCTTGTTGTATTTAATTGCTCTAACAGGCCAGTCATGGTGAAGGAACTATCCTCAGTAGTAGTAGTTTCTTCATTGAATGATAGCCAAGAGAGTCCACCATGAATAGGAACACCAGTCATCTTCATCTGGGCACTCTGAGAACCAACctgtacaaatatttttgaatttttattttggctGAAATCTACacttaaaaatttagaaaaatctaattttttttcttctttcccttTCACATATGATAGTTTTcagaaaattaaaaagcatATTTGCAGGCAAAACAATAACAGAATACAAAAGGTTACTAAATCCTCTCAACCACATGTGCTTGGCCAAGCTCTTGTGTATCAAAAATCTTCATTGCAAATTACAGATATCATACTTAA
This region of Vigna unguiculata cultivar IT97K-499-35 chromosome 5, ASM411807v1, whole genome shotgun sequence genomic DNA includes:
- the LOC114185810 gene encoding beta-galactosidase 1-like isoform X1; protein product: MVMCFKLIMWNVVLLLVCSLIASAQASVSYDSKAITINGQRRILISGSIHYPRSTPEMWPDLIQKAKEGGLDVIQTYVFWNGHEPSPGKYYFEGNYDLVKFIKLVQQAGLYVNLRIGPYVCAEWNFGGFPVWLKYIPGISFRTDNEPFKNQMQKFTTKIVDLMKAERLYESQGGPIIMSQIENEYGPVEYEIGAAGKSYTNWAAEMAMGLGTGVPWIMCKQDDTPDPLINTCNGFYCDYFSPNKAYKPKMWTEAWTGWFTEFGGPVPHRPAEDLAFSVARFLQKGGSFVNYYMYHGGTNFGRTAGGPFIATSYDYDAPLDEYGLLRQPKWGHLKDLHRAIKMCEPALVSGDPTVTNIGNYQEAHVFKAKSGACAAFLANYNPKSYAKVAFGSMHYNLPPWSISILPDCKHTIYNTARVGSQSAQMKMTGVPIHGGLSWLSFNEETTTTEDSSFTMTGLLEQLNTTRDLSDYLWYSTDVVLDSREGFLTNGKDPILTVFSAGHALHVFINGQLSGTSYGSLEFPKLTFSQGVKLRAGVNKISLLSVAVGLPNVGPHFETWNAGVLGPISLSGLNEGRRDLSWQKWSYKVGLKGETLSLHSLSGSSSVEWIEESLFSSRQPLTWYKTSFDAPAGTAPLALDMDSMGKGQVWLNGQNLGRYWPAYKASGTCDYCDYAGTYNENKCRSNCGEASQRWYHVPQSWLKPTGNLLVVFEELGGDPNGIFLVRRDIDSVCADIYEWQPNLISYQMQVAGKPPVRPKVHLSCSPGQKISSIKFASFGTPLGSCGNFHEGSCHAHKSYDAFERNCVGQNWCTVTVSPENFGGDPCPNVMKKLSVEAICS
- the LOC114183952 gene encoding uncharacterized protein LOC114183952 — translated: MEPPPSYSYSPFSFSVECHPQIQMHDPILFFLFFASLSSFLFLSFSLFKRFSKKQHHTAQVPTLLPPQHAPKKKKRKPKKKRTDCQTQVEENPDSNSDSGLRLESASYYPFTSSSSFMQRKIKQQYDELVKCNHLKKLTLPQVVHFANSLVDARNELQHKADVIQRKFVITKALLCKADRSSFDRLHQQIYKLELEQKRLEEDAFVYNSLQQQLKLSPAYQKMLELGACMEKEKATGLGENRDDDFADISFEELLAREKKDSYWQKNGKSRLCSS
- the LOC114185810 gene encoding beta-galactosidase 1-like isoform X2, producing the protein MVMCFKLIMWNVVLLLVCSLIASAQASVSYDSKAITINGQRRILISGSIHYPRSTPEMWPDLIQKAKEGGLDVIQTYVFWNGHEPSPGKYYFEGNYDLVKFIKLVQQAGLYVNLRIGPYVCAEWNFGGFPVWLKYIPGISFRTDNEPFKNQMQKFTTKIVDLMKAERLYESQGGPIIMSQIENEYGPVEYEIGAAGKSYTNWAAEMAMGLGTGVPWIMCKQDDTPDPLINTCNGFYCDYFSPNKAYKPKMWTEAWTGWFTEFGGPVPHRPAEDLAFSVARFLQKGGSFVNYYMYHGGTNFGRTAGGPFIATSYDYDAPLDEYGLLRQPKWGHLKDLHRAIKMCEPALVSGDPTVTNIGNYQEVGSQSAQMKMTGVPIHGGLSWLSFNEETTTTEDSSFTMTGLLEQLNTTRDLSDYLWYSTDVVLDSREGFLTNGKDPILTVFSAGHALHVFINGQLSGTSYGSLEFPKLTFSQGVKLRAGVNKISLLSVAVGLPNVGPHFETWNAGVLGPISLSGLNEGRRDLSWQKWSYKVGLKGETLSLHSLSGSSSVEWIEESLFSSRQPLTWYKTSFDAPAGTAPLALDMDSMGKGQVWLNGQNLGRYWPAYKASGTCDYCDYAGTYNENKCRSNCGEASQRWYHVPQSWLKPTGNLLVVFEELGGDPNGIFLVRRDIDSVCADIYEWQPNLISYQMQVAGKPPVRPKVHLSCSPGQKISSIKFASFGTPLGSCGNFHEGSCHAHKSYDAFERNCVGQNWCTVTVSPENFGGDPCPNVMKKLSVEAICS